A region of the Synechococcus sp. PCC 7502 genome:
GCAGGGTACCATCTTTTCTGACATGGGCTAATTGCCGTGCAAATCGGTGGGCAAGAGAAATTGGAATTGGCATTAACTCAGGAGTCTCATCACAGGCAAAGCCAAACATTAAACCCTGATCTCCCGCCCCGATCGCCTCAATTGCCGAATCCGAGTCCTCACCCTCTCGCTTTTCCATAGCCTCATTTACACCTTGGGCAATATCTGGAGACTGTTCATCAAGGGCAACTAAAACGGCGCAGCTATTAGCAGAAAAACCATTTTCCGAGTCAGTGTAGCCAATTTCCGCAATTTTTTTACGCGCTAAATCCGAAATATTGACATAGGCTTCGGTTGTGACTTCACCCGTAATTAATACTAAGCCAGTGCTAACAACTACCTCTGCCGCCACCCTAGACTTGGGATCGTTAGTTAGTAGGGCATCGAGGATAGTATCTGAAATTTGATCACAGATTTTGTCAGGGTGACCTTCCGTAACCGATTCAGATGTGAATAAATAACGACCAGACAGATGTTTTCCTCCAACGTAACTAGATGAGTTTAAGTATTGATGATTGTAGAATAAATACCTAACTATGATTCAGAGATTCAGCCAAGATTCAGAGACCCTAGACATTTAATTATAGATTGCTTTAATTAAGCCTGAATTTCTGTAATTAATTCGTAAAATGGCTGCCAATTATCATCGGTGGTAATTTTTTCCCAGACCGTCTCAATTTCGGGGCGTAACAAAATTTTGCTGGGGTTATATGTATGCAGCTTTAAGCTCACTTCAGATATTTGCTCCATTGGGATTTGGCTTAGGAATTTATGGTAAAGCAATCGCCAATTTCCCAGAAGTTGAGTTTGCTCCTCATTCAGATTGCCCTCAAATCCTAAAACTATATTTGCTAAATCTTCGCGCCAGTTCGGACTAAAGCTATTTTTAAGCTGAATAAAAAAGTCATGGTATCCCATTTGGGTTGTTGCCAAAAATTCCAAGGTCAAAGTAATCAATTCTTCTAATGCTTGAATGGCGATCGCCGACTCAGGGGGTAAAAGTGGCTCTAATCCTAATCTTAAGGACATTTTATCGATGTATTCTTGGCGGTAAGAATCCTTAAATTTTGCTAATCCCAAATCCAGATCGGCAGCAGCCATCACCAGTTTAAGTGGGTATTGCAGCATTTCTAAATTCCAGTAACATACAGCCGGTTGATTAGCATAGGCATAGCGACGGTAATAATCAAAGTATGCAGCCGTAAATTTAGGATCATAGTTGGGAATAAAAGCATAAGGTCCATAGTCAAAGCTCTCACCCGTAATCGACATATTATCTGTATTTAAGACCCCATGACAAAAACCTGCCACCATCCACTGGGCAGCCAGTTGTGCCACTCTTTGCACTAATTCGGCATAAAAATTAGGATCTCGTTCCTCTGAATTAAAGGCTAATAAGTGCGGATAGTAAACCCCAATGACGTGATCTAAAAGCTTGCGAATTAAATCTGGACGGTTCAGGTAATGTAATCTCTCAAATGTCCCAAACCGAATATGTGATCGGCTAAACCGCACCATTACCGATGATCGTGTGGGCGAGGGTTCATCCCCCCGATACAACTGCTCTCCTGTTTCAATTAGGCTTAGACATCTGGATGTTTTAACTCCTAAGCGATGTAATGCCTCCGCTGCCAAAACTTCTCTAACGCCACCTTTTAGGGTTAATCTGCCATCGGCAGTGCGTGAATAGGGTGTGCGTCCCGATCCTTTCGTCCCAAAGTCATAGAGTTCTCCATCTATGCCCCGCACCTGTCCATATAAAAAACCTCTACCATCGCCAAGATTTGGATTATATTCACCAAACTGATAGCCGTGATAACGTAATGCCAAAAATGGTCTCACCGATGCAAATGTGCCAAAGGCTTCGATAAAATCATGATCTGTAACCTGATTGGGGTCTAAGCCCAGTTGTGATAAGACCTGAGCATTACGCCAACGCAGAGTATGGATCGGAAATTTGGCGGCGGTAACGATATCAAAATAATCTTCACCCAGATTTTCTAAGGCTGGTTCGTAGTTAAGTTCAAAAAATGGATTGGTCATTATTAAAATGCTTAAGTGCTTAGTATAATTCCAAGAAATATTTTGGGAATGTTTTTAGAGAATATTTAGAGATGCGATTGGTGTAGTTATTGCCCGTAATTGCTAGTATAGGTTTGATCAAGATGAGAATTTAATTTTTATTCATTAAATCATTATGTCTCTAGAAATCGGTAAACCTGCGCCAGACTTTACTCTCCCTAGTGATCGCGGTGATATAACCCTTAGCCGCTATCAAGGTAAAACCAATGTCCTACTTGCCTTTTATCCAGCAGATTTTAGCCCCCTTTGCACTTTGGAAATGCAGTGCTTTGCCAATGATTGGACTAAATTTAGAGAGCTAGGTGCGGAAATTTTAGGTATAAATTCTGATCCCATAGAAAAACATAGTGAGTTCTCAAAAAAATTAGGTTTGGAGTTTCCCCTATTAAGCGATCGCTCCAAGGAAGTTGCGAAAAAGTATGGAGTCGATGATTTATTACTAGGAACAAAGCGTGCCTATTTCATTATTGATATTCAAGGCATCTTGAGATATAAACACATTGAGTTTTTACCAGTATTTAAGCGAGATGATACGGAACTACTGGTAGAACTGCGTAAATTAGCTACCTGAAGTGGACTGCACTAAACATCGGTAATGTGTCACATTTGTTGGAGAGTTCAAGAAGATTGAAATGAGAACTCATATTTGTTGATAAACAAACCGATGACAATATCATGCATCACAATAGATTTAGAAAAGCAAATCGTCTTTCTGGCTAAACGCTTAATCCTCGTTCTCAAAGTTAGATGTTTACGTTCAATCTTCTGAGTATTTTTCTTGCCGATCAAGTGAGTGTCAGGGTCAAGAATCCTTTCGTATGATCCCCAAGCATCAGTGAAAAAACGTTTGATGCCAAATGGTTTTAGCAGATTCACTAGCTTAACTAAGGCTTGGTCTTGATGTGGTGCTAAGACATAAGCTAAGAGTCCTCCAGTTACATGGTCAATGGCGTGCCATAACCATCTTTGTTGTTTTTTGCTGCCAACAAAACTCTACATCTCATCCATCTCTGCTTCTTCAACCGCATACAGGTCAACATCAAGTGTTTCTAAATCAAGCTGTTCTAGCAGAGGATAGTTGACGGCTTCAATGTCTTCCTCTTTTTTTTAACTCCTTGATTACAGTATTGGGACTAATCTTCAATACTCGACCTGTATCCCTGATGCCACTGCCATTGATTGCCATCTCTGCAATTTGTTCTTCTTCTGGGCGATACCCTTGATAGGTGTAATCAAGAATAAGTGTCTTTCGCATACAGTTCGTATTTAGGCAAATGTATCTTTTCTTGCTTGTGGCACTTTGTCCATGTCTGTGGATATCTACTCCTCCACAAGTTGCACATTCGAGTGCTTCAAATACCATCTTTTCTTTCACTAACTATTTGCTACATACGGTATTATACCTTCCAACAATTGTGACACACTACCGTAAATTCTATCTACTAAAGGTAAAGCATATTGTAAAAGTTCTGTGGTGTCGTTGGAAGTTCTATTGATAGAGAAGCCGAATGTAGATCGTCTTTGAATGGACTGGAACGGGCAAATACTGGGAGGAAGATCGCTATCTGGTTTAGGTGGCAATGTTCCCGGAAGGGATAGGCTATTTTTTCTAAGTTCGATCTGCCTTAAGCCTTTGATTAGCTTCGACTATTAATTGTTCAATTGGTTATGCCATAGTCCACGCTGCCTGAATAGTGGACTCAATTATAGAGCTTTATATACCTTTTATGCCGATTATTCCTGAGTAGTTTTAAGACAGGATGAAGCCCTGATTGAGTCTCAAGGCTGAATGTATTGGTCAGTATGTAAGCCCTCAATGGGATTTGAACCGATGACCTTCTCCTTACCAAGGAGATTTGATATTCTTGATACTATTGCTGCGTCTTTATTTGAGGGTTTGGTCATCTTTTGTGCCCCCATTACGCCCCCATTTATGTCAAACATGCCTTGATTTTATCGAAATTGAGTCTATTAATTCTTTACATCTTGTTCAATTCAACCAGATTAGAGATCAGCAAATAACTATTTAGCTTGTCTAAGGTAAATCCAAGGGCGTATCTGCTCAGATTGCCATACCCCAAACTTATTAGCGATCGCCACCTTCTCAGCATTTATTAAAACTGTCTTTTGGGTAGGGCATGAGCCATAAGTATAGAGGCTGTTTCATATCTCATGAGTAGCAATTCTTTTTAGCATCAAACGAATAAAGCAAAGATTGAGTTTAGCTGTAGCATTAACGAGAGTTCTCTCAAAGTTCTTAACTAAGATTTTGCATCTTTCAACCCAAGCATTTGACCTTTCAATTACCC
Encoded here:
- a CDS encoding YdiU family protein, with the translated sequence MTNPFFELNYEPALENLGEDYFDIVTAAKFPIHTLRWRNAQVLSQLGLDPNQVTDHDFIEAFGTFASVRPFLALRYHGYQFGEYNPNLGDGRGFLYGQVRGIDGELYDFGTKGSGRTPYSRTADGRLTLKGGVREVLAAEALHRLGVKTSRCLSLIETGEQLYRGDEPSPTRSSVMVRFSRSHIRFGTFERLHYLNRPDLIRKLLDHVIGVYYPHLLAFNSEERDPNFYAELVQRVAQLAAQWMVAGFCHGVLNTDNMSITGESFDYGPYAFIPNYDPKFTAAYFDYYRRYAYANQPAVCYWNLEMLQYPLKLVMAAADLDLGLAKFKDSYRQEYIDKMSLRLGLEPLLPPESAIAIQALEELITLTLEFLATTQMGYHDFFIQLKNSFSPNWREDLANIVLGFEGNLNEEQTQLLGNWRLLYHKFLSQIPMEQISEVSLKLHTYNPSKILLRPEIETVWEKITTDDNWQPFYELITEIQA
- a CDS encoding peroxiredoxin, producing MSLEIGKPAPDFTLPSDRGDITLSRYQGKTNVLLAFYPADFSPLCTLEMQCFANDWTKFRELGAEILGINSDPIEKHSEFSKKLGLEFPLLSDRSKEVAKKYGVDDLLLGTKRAYFIIDIQGILRYKHIEFLPVFKRDDTELLVELRKLAT
- a CDS encoding IS1 family transposase, which gives rise to MDHVTGGLLAYVLAPHQDQALVKLVNLLKPFGIKRFFTDAWGSYERILDPDTHLIGKKNTQKIERKHLTLRTRIKRLARKTICFSKSIVMHDIVIGLFINKYEFSFQSS
- a CDS encoding IS1-like element transposase, translating into MRKTLILDYTYQGYRPEEEQIAEMAINGSGIRDTGRVLKISPNTVIKELKKRGRH